In Entelurus aequoreus isolate RoL-2023_Sb linkage group LG13, RoL_Eaeq_v1.1, whole genome shotgun sequence, a genomic segment contains:
- the LOC133663640 gene encoding uncharacterized protein LOC133663640 isoform X1, with translation MKQEKPQPPHINKKEEEPHLTHIKEEVEELHRPHIKEEEKEYSNSQNGEHLEGMEVDISKIPLNGVIVKIEDDEVKSESEKREVEPPSSSSTQHMTTEDDGDHCGGSQADKLLAPLSDSDDMTSHSPETDDKDSEADTTCHTDNTHFECPHFGKTFNYRCNLKTHTGLYATSNMWQTEEPGSSLAYRPTWQGGRMADISCSAAQVQILTLLETIKHTQDQLVAKVNFLTSRLTSTPGPEVEMLANIQFPLEQLEEVEAFEAFLKEPSNGPARQRVISSLATIGGQDVKRVTWNILGRIFTDKVAHQINWKGVNNKKAFSRMATKTLLFSAVRKNVLTGSATDAEVTKHAIRWFNLAADRAARRRVPPPPPQTDQESSVKKGRKSTGSDVVYHLHMRRLIVRFGTNRLGEGNRAVRSTSVKNIFSLSSRCKPPG, from the exons ttacccacattaaagaggaagttgAGGAGCTACATCGCCCACACATAAAGGAGGAAGAAAAGGAATACAGTAACAGTCAGAATGGAGAGCATCTTGAAGGAATGGAGGTTGATATCTCCAAGATTCCATTGAATGGTGTCATTGTGAAgattgaagatgatgaggtcaaaagtGAAAGTGAGAAGAGAGAggtggagcctccaagcagcagctcaactcaacacatgacaacagaagatgatggagaccactgtggaggatcacaagcagacaagctcttagctccactatcagatagtgatgacatgacgtcacactctcctgaaacTGATGATAAAGACTCTGAAGCTGATacaacatgtcacactgacaacacacactttgaaTGTCCTCACTTTGGCAAAACTTTTAATTACCGTTGTAATCtgaaaacacacactg GCCTTTATGCAACAAGCAatatgtggcagacagaggagcctggatccagcctggcctacaggccaacatggcaagggggaagaatggccgacatttcctgctctg cggcTCAGGTCCAGATCCTTACCCTGCTGGAAACGATTAAACACACCCAAGACCAGCTGGTGGCGAAGGTCAACTTCTTAACCAGCAGGTTGACCAGTACCCCGGGGCCAGAAGTTGAAATGCTGGCCAATATCCAGTTTCCACTGGAACAGTTGGAGGAAGTGGAGGCATTTGAGGCATTTTTGAAGGAACCATCAAATGGCCCAGCTCGGCAAAGAGTG ATTTCTTCTTTGGCCACCATTGGAGGCCAGGATGTGAAGCGGGTGACCTGGAACATCCTGGGCAGGATCTTCACAGATAAGGTTGCACATCAGATAAATTGGAAGGGTGTCAACAACAAAAAGGCCTTTAGCAGGATGGCAACAAAGACCTTGCTTTTCA gtgctgtgagaaAAAATGTGCTGACAGGGTCAGCCACGGatgctgaggtcaccaaacacgcgaTCAGGTGGTTCAACCTTGCGGCGGATCGGGCggcgaggagacgagtcccgcctCCACCTCCACAGACAGATCAGGAG AGTTCCGTTAAAAAAGGGAGAAAGTCCACGGGAAGTGACGTCGTCTACCACTTGCACATGCGCAGACTGATCGTGCGTTTTGGTACCAATCGTCTCGGAGAAGGCAACAGAGCAGTGCGGTCT
- the LOC133663640 gene encoding uncharacterized protein LOC133663640 isoform X2 yields MKQEKPQPPHINKKEEEPHLTHIKEEVEELHRPHIKEEEKEYSNSQNGEHLEGMEVDISKIPLNGVIVKIEDDEVKSESEKREVEPPSSSSTQHMTTEDDGDHCGGSQADKLLAPLSDSDDMTSHSPETDDKDSEADTTCHTDNTHFECPHFGKTFNYRCNLKTHTGLYATSNMWQTEEPGSSLAYRPTWQGGRMADISCSAAQVQILTLLETIKHTQDQLVAKVNFLTSRLTSTPGPEVEMLANIQFPLEQLEEVEAFEAFLKEPSNGPARQRVISSLATIGGQDVKRVTWNILGRIFTDKVAHQINWKGVNNKKAFSRMATKTLLFSAVRKNVLTGSATDAEVTKHAIRWFNLAADRAARRRVPPPPPQTDQESSVKKGRKSTGSDVVYHLHMRRLIVRFGTNRLGEGNRAVRRL; encoded by the exons ttacccacattaaagaggaagttgAGGAGCTACATCGCCCACACATAAAGGAGGAAGAAAAGGAATACAGTAACAGTCAGAATGGAGAGCATCTTGAAGGAATGGAGGTTGATATCTCCAAGATTCCATTGAATGGTGTCATTGTGAAgattgaagatgatgaggtcaaaagtGAAAGTGAGAAGAGAGAggtggagcctccaagcagcagctcaactcaacacatgacaacagaagatgatggagaccactgtggaggatcacaagcagacaagctcttagctccactatcagatagtgatgacatgacgtcacactctcctgaaacTGATGATAAAGACTCTGAAGCTGATacaacatgtcacactgacaacacacactttgaaTGTCCTCACTTTGGCAAAACTTTTAATTACCGTTGTAATCtgaaaacacacactg GCCTTTATGCAACAAGCAatatgtggcagacagaggagcctggatccagcctggcctacaggccaacatggcaagggggaagaatggccgacatttcctgctctg cggcTCAGGTCCAGATCCTTACCCTGCTGGAAACGATTAAACACACCCAAGACCAGCTGGTGGCGAAGGTCAACTTCTTAACCAGCAGGTTGACCAGTACCCCGGGGCCAGAAGTTGAAATGCTGGCCAATATCCAGTTTCCACTGGAACAGTTGGAGGAAGTGGAGGCATTTGAGGCATTTTTGAAGGAACCATCAAATGGCCCAGCTCGGCAAAGAGTG ATTTCTTCTTTGGCCACCATTGGAGGCCAGGATGTGAAGCGGGTGACCTGGAACATCCTGGGCAGGATCTTCACAGATAAGGTTGCACATCAGATAAATTGGAAGGGTGTCAACAACAAAAAGGCCTTTAGCAGGATGGCAACAAAGACCTTGCTTTTCA gtgctgtgagaaAAAATGTGCTGACAGGGTCAGCCACGGatgctgaggtcaccaaacacgcgaTCAGGTGGTTCAACCTTGCGGCGGATCGGGCggcgaggagacgagtcccgcctCCACCTCCACAGACAGATCAGGAG AGTTCCGTTAAAAAAGGGAGAAAGTCCACGGGAAGTGACGTCGTCTACCACTTGCACATGCGCAGACTGATCGTGCGTTTTGGTACCAATCGTCTCGGAGAAGGCAACAGAGCAGTGCG